The DNA region ATAGCCATGAGGACACAGCCAGGCTCGGGGTTATTTACAGCATGGTAGGGGAACATGGTCCTGGAAACTCATGTAAAAGAAAGCAGCCCGCAAGCTGGATTTGAGCAACCAGAGTTTGCACTCCCTACAGCAGGGAGTGTTCATGGCTGCATTGGGAGCAATGGTAGCAGGAGGGGTCCTACTTCCACCCATACCAACAGCTCTGTACCTCAATTTGCTCACTCCAACAGCTGAATAGTAGTGTTTGGTGGGTAGGACAAGCCCACGGCACAATTACTGCTCTACTGACACAGTCCTGACAGGATCCTCATAGCAGCAAACATCATCTGAAATACCTGGGTCTTTCCCTTTGTCACAAATGTTGTCACAAAAGGAAGATATTAACTACTAAGATATTTTTGCAATACTTCTTATGTTAACACCTTTTGGGATTTGTAGTACAGGCCAGTCTTAATACACCCACATGCTATTCTTCATTCAGTAGTGATCAGACAGAGTCTTTTGTAAACACAAAGTGATTTCCACTGAATTTATCTGAATGTGCtggcacagaaaaaggaaaatctggtTCACAATCAATCATTCATTTTCAACAGAGCTAGCTGAGAAATGCCTTCCAGCTGTGTGGTTTATCTACCATGGAAATCTCAATTTCACATATGCAAACCCAAGACGTAGTGCACCCAGCTCTTTGAGACAGGAGTTTTGAGGCACTGAAATTAGGAAGACTACGTGGCAGAATTTCTAGAAAAACTGGTTTTGTACCAAAAAaagggggtttgtttggtttgtttgtttttttttaattgagcaggagtgagaaacaagcaaaaactgcTGTAGCTTAGAGGCCTGTGAGTGGAGTTGCAGATTTATGTCAAGGAAAGGATAACTGTTAGTAAAGATCAAGGTACATAAAGGCTGGAATAACTACAGCATTTTATAGAAAAGACAAAAGTTTCCCATCCGAACTGCTGATGTTGGTGTAGAAGTTCCCATACTCTGTTGCCAGCTCTTAAGGGCATTCAATTCATCCAAACATAGTACTGAAAAAGTGAGTGGTACTTCATGACATGGTTTCCACTGGCTGGGACTAAACTTCTATTTTATGCATCAATTAAAAAGTACCTATTTAATTATCAAGTCTCCAAACCTATGATATGTAATATATTAAAGTCTTCTTGCAAACTCACTATCTTATCACAGAAACcccaaaccttttaaaattactgaagtgtTTTTACAATAAAGGCTTCTCACCAATTTTTCTGACACTGGTGTAGTCTTAGCTCCCTGGAAAGTGTTAAATTTCAGTGTCATTGTCTTGGACATCAAGTTTCAACCTCAAGAAACTATCATTTCCTGGTATATCCTGATATATATTTTCCTGGGAAATATTCTTGAGTATGTATATCCCATGGTATGGAATTTATGCTCTTCTGGATGGATCTGTTATTTGCCAAAAAATACGTAGAAGATAGTATACAGTATTCTATAATGTCAGCATAACatttattagctttttaaaagaacttcaaTAACTTTAAGATAGTACCATGAAGAtctaagaggaaagaaattaatttgattgGCAGCGAACTGGAGTCAAAGATGTAATTTACAGCAACATCAGGcctatttaaactgaaaaacactGACTTGAGTCTGAGTATCCACACTGCAAACAATGTCATGTGCTAACCTATATCTTGAATAATCTTAAAGAGCTTTAACAGGGAAGTAAGTCTGTCTTTGAGCACCAGAATTGAAATTGCCAATTCTGTCACATGCACTATGTTTAAGTCAGATTCACCTCCACTATCCATATCCTTGGAAACTGTCTTTCACATGAAAAAATGAGCCTCTAATAATATCCTCCTGACtattaattttccttcagaaaagatcTGAACTTGCTTTGCCACTGATGACCCGATCTAACATTAGATTCTGGCATTCACAATTCATGGAAGATGTTAACATACCAGAGAGACTTCAAAGAAGCCACAAGGAATATTATAGGTTTGGAAAAGAAACCTTCTAACAAAGGCTCAAGGAACTCAATCTATATAGTTTAAGAGAAGTGAGAAACTACTTCCTCTATGTTATAAGTACTTCAATGAGGAACAAAAGTATGCTAACAGGAGGCTCTTCACATTCTAAGCAAAGGATTAAAAGCAATCACTGTCTAAAAGAAGTCAAAGCTAGACAAACTCACAGCGAAAAGCAAGCTGCCAAGGAGAGTAATTATCCATTGGGCACTAATGAAGTATCTTTTACATGCAATGCTTCAAGGAAGAGtggatgttttttcccttctgaaggaTATGGACTcattgaaatagaaattaatCCAGGGAGGTCCAATGGCCTGTGTTATACAGATCAGGCTGGGTGATCCCAAAAGACCTTCCTGCATTAGAAAGAATCACGATGAATCTTCAGAGTCAAGGAGAAACACAAGTTGCAAGTACCTCTTTTGGTATTTAAATCCAAATGGTCTCAGCTTACAGCTTGTGAACAGCTGCTAGCTATTAATGTGTAATTAAATCAAAGGCACAATTAAAAATCTCTTGATATTATCTATTCTTTGTAGAGCCTACCTAGGGCAAAAGACTGGGATGAAGAAAAATTTCACCAGTTTGAGCAAGTTATTGCAGGTCAAATTATCATAACACCTTCCATTCTTGTAAGTTAGCTTTTCACTGTGGGCTATGCAATATTGCTAGATAGAGCCAGACAGCTTGTACGATAAGGAAAAGTTTATAAGGGTCTGGCTTTCTGTGTACTGAAAAGTATGGAAACTTTCCTCTGTCAACATGAAGTCACTTCTTTCAGCAATTCTCTTCAGAAGGCTGGAATAGCTGCATTACTGTGCATATGCCTGTTACTTCCATAGGGAAAAGTAATTAATGTCAGTAAATAATCCAAATATTATCACAGATCCAAACTCTACTTGTCACACTTGTGGGCTCTGAAGAGAGACAATACCATCACGAGAGGGTCAGAGGCACTGTggctggctgcggtgctgctgcctgcagaccCAACCTGGTGAGCTACCAGGCCTGCAGTTCCCCAAGAGTTTAACAGCAACAGCAGTTGAGATTGTCAAAAAATCGAGGGGCTAAAGTGTCTCTATGTGAGATTTTTGTTGGCATTTGGCCCTTTTCTATCTAATGGCACACTGGAAAGATGGaattaagttaaaaaacaaaaaaagtcttaaaaattcagaaaaggctCCTTTTCCCAATTTTGGGTAAAGGCTGAAACAGGGGAATTTTTATATTAATTGCATAGTTAAGGCTTGACAAATATGTCTCTTTGTTAATTTACACAGGTCCTGATGGAGAGAAGGCCTGGCCAAAGAAATACCCATTTTGTGGAGGAGTATTCCAATCGCCAATAGATTTCCACAAAGATATTCTCCAGTATGATTCTAATCTCTTGCCTTTAGAATTCATAGGCTATAATGTGCCCTCCACTGACCAGTTTACATTGACCAATAATGGTCATTCAGGTAAGGAAGTCTCAATGACAGCAAGGGATTGTGGAGGAAAGAGTTGCTGgagcttgtgatttttttatttcatgggtGAACTACTTTGATTATCGGATGACATTAAGCTGTGATGATGAAGCCTTCACATCAGCATACCTACATCTAGAGAACAGGCTAGGGAAACTTTGGAACGTACTAAGTAAAAATGGATTCACAGTAGGCCGAATTGACTgtagtttttaaataaactctAGGCATGTCAGAATTAATTCCTGAGCTTTTCTTATTAATTTGGTTGGAGTGCTCCGAAACAGAAACAGACTTTGTGATTCCGTTAAAAAGAGATAAACTGATAAAATATGGGTGCAATGGGTCTCTGACATTCCAGTCTAATCAAAGCAGCTCAGCTGAATTGGGGGGGGAAGCTAGGAGCACCATTCTGTTCCTTTGACTTGTGATACAAACCTCTTTAATGTAAAACAAGTCAGAAagattaaaagacagaaaaataattagaaatagcATACAAACATGCCCTCAACTGTAGTACTAAATCAAAGTGTCAGTACGGTAGGTAAAAGCAGAGAAGATGCAGTCTCATAAAGGTCTACTATATTGACACAATATACAATACCAGTAAGCTAGTCCCAccatttttgttccttcttgaAACATTTGAAGACAGAAATAAGAACAGTTATAAGGCCCTCCTTCTTTGTATCCTCCTCTATTGCATAAGCATCAAAAGAACCTGTGTTATAAAATggtctctgcctctgctcttctCTGGCATGCTTGGTTAAAAGATGCCCGACAGGCAAACATCTCTTTTTTTATCCCTCACTCTTTCAGTGGGGTAAACCTGCTCTGTAGAACATCATAAGCCCATTCTTCAGTAAGGGCCAACCAACCTCTTAGGGCATGGTTCCTGGTTTTCCTCTTCATCAATTTCTGCATCAAAACCAGGCTGCTTTAGACTAGGAATGGCTGGAACACCCTTTCCTTGTGAACCTTCTTTTCCTAAGAGCCTTTCTTGGTCCTGAGTGAAAGATTGTACTGTCACAGTTGAATGTATTAGGCTGATGTAAGTGACAGGCAATAGGCAGAGAAGGAAACATTGTCATTGTGGACTTTAACTGTGCCAGAGAGCAGGTGTAGACAAAAGAACAACACTGAGAGCCTGTCCCTCACATAACAGTCACACAGGTAAAAGCAAATTCCTTGTAGAGCCTACATCACTAACATTGTCAGATCTTGCCCCTAAAACAAGAAGTTCAACTACTTCCTAATGAAAGCCAAGACAAAAATATATCCCCCCCTCAGTAAAAAAGGGAATTCACTTCTAAGGTCAGTGCCCTCCTAGAAAGCAGGGGACATGCAAACCACTTTAACAACCTTACTCAGATACAAACCTTAATTGCTCTGAGTAATGACAAATTACCCTATGTTAGAGTAATCATTACACCATCTGCTGCTATCTTCTCTTATGGCTAGAGAGGAAATCAGTAGGATGCTTAGTATTGTGGTATCAGTCATTCCTACATATAATTAATGTGCTTCAACCGGCCAGCTAATCCAGATACAATTACCTACTTCAGCTAGACTGAAAACAGTAGAgctcaaaaaaagctttttagcaCTAGCATAAAAATACACAGGTTGGCGGCTGTTCCATCATTAAGGTTTTGAGcctttttcccctgcaaaacatGTCTGGAACACTCCAGAAACAAACTGTATTCACAGTGGAAAACAATAAAGataaatagcaaagaaataaatctgttctttaCATAAACCATTGCTTTATGAAGTACCAAACTTCTCAAGTGAACAACTCAGTTTCTGCTGAGTTGAGAATTACAACTGTAATTTCTacacaaaaaaaataaccagCCTGTCTTCCATACTGGAGAGCATCAGTGAGCAGAAACGAGGGTAATGCATACAAAGGTCTCCCTCCAGCACGTCAAGAGAGGAAATGCTAGTTCTTAAGGCCTGTGATTATCTTGCTGCTTGACATCAACGCTTTGGGTTtcggggggagcagggagagggggaagttTATTTGGTGTTGCCATACGCTCCTAAAAGAAGATTAAGAGGCAGAGGAGTTAAATATAACAAGAGTTTAAAAATACcacatgaaatattaatttattaagcCATTTTCAACCATTATAAGGGGATTGAAAGAAGGCACATGAGCCTAAGTTTTGCTTCGACACGTCAATAACTGTCTCTTCAATAAGACAGAGATAATTTTGCATTCTTCAGGGAGAACAAAGATTTCCATTAGCAACAATTCTCACATTTAATTCCTTTAGTTTAAGAAAACGGGTATATTCTAAATTCTCCTGAATTGCCTAGAAAGGCTTAAAGACAACTAAAGTGTTTATCTCCTACCACAGACTGAGATGGATTTGAGTTAAGAATCTGCTTTGTTCATGCTCCATATTTAATATACTTagacacagtatttttatttgccCTGTGCTTGAAAGCTGTGGTATCATTTGCTCCCATCTGGTTTTGGTCCGCTTACAGTGAAAATGTATCTGTCACCTACTATGTACATCAGAAACCTCCCGTTTGAATACACTGCATCTCAACTTCACCTACACTGGGGAAACAGAAACAAGTCAGAAGGCTCAGAGCACACAGTCAGTGGGAAGCATTTTGCAGCAGAGGTAAGACAAGCTCAGAtcagggaaagaaacaaaggagGCTGGGGAGGTCCCATTGTTTCAAAGTGGGATCTTTATCTTGGGTATATGACTGTAAAAGGCTGCAAGGTTCTAATCCACGTATTTATGATCTGGGTATATACTAAAAAAATGCATCGTGCACCGCAAAAAAGATGGACTCCGATGTACTTTCATGAATATACCACAAGTCACAGAGTTAGATTTAGGTTCTAAACTCAGGGCTGGCACTAGGTCACTTGAGTAATTTCAAGCAAATTGCTAGGTATTTGACACCTTGGTTCTTCTCTGtaaaccaggtatatctttcaGCTGCATGACGTTGCTTCTCTGTCTACCTTTACTCACCTTCTTCTATCCAGTGAAGAACTATTTGTTATCTTTTCTAATCCTAAATTATGGATTTGGGAATagattttgaaaagcagtacCAATCGAATATTTACCCCAAAACaattaaaagagaaatcagtCAGAATAATTTGGTTGCATAACAGCACTTTAGGAATTTGTTTCTTCTCTAGTTACATTTAACACCTGGTTTTGCATTCTAAACATTGGAGAGCCCCAAGAGTGCTAAGGtgttactttttcagaaaaatttacTAGTACTACAGTCAAGATACCTTGAAGCTGactgatcctctcccccatctgcattaggggaggtggggggggcaGTAACTCACTACAGCGGGGCTGGGAGTGGGAGTTCCAAgaccttttgcttttctctaaaaagatCTTACCACTACACCCAGAAATCACTGAAGGATCCCATTGTATTGTCTTAGCTTGAGGTGGCTGCACTGGTCCTTTTTAGCTGTGAAACAGAAACGTGAGCATGCCCTAGATGTTACCATAACATAGTATCTCCTTCTTTGTAGCTGCATATTGTACATTATAACTCTGAGAAATATCCAGATATAACAGCAGCAATGGACAAAGCGGATGGACTGGCGGTTTTGGCTATTCTTCTTGAGGTAGGATgcaggacctttttttttttggtttagaaTATGCTTCAATCATTAAGTCATCAGAGACCTTTAATGTACAAAATTACCTAGATTATTTAATGATACTGTGGCTAAATAAAggttcttccttttctctttcacaaaAACAGGCTAGATTCCAGCAGCACATACATAAACAGaacaaattttaagaaaagagGAATTCTGAgtattttcctcatgtttttcaGTAAATTAACTTCAGCTATGTTAAATccatttttgcattcatttacaaACTAAGGATTGGTAGAGTTTATCAAAAAACAGACAACAGTGAATTTCAAGCTCACTTACTAAAATCTGCCTATTGTAGCATGAAGCAGTTTTAACACAGCAGAGAGGCACAGGCAGACACAACTCTGGCTTTGGCCACTATATGTAATTAGGATTTGACCACAGTCTTCAGGTCGCAAACTTCCCAGACTCTTTGAATTACAGATTACAGTAAACAAGTAAATTCAGTGCCCTTACTAAGATGACAGAAGGACAGCTTTCCAGTTTTTCCCTCTAAAGACCCACATACAAGCAATTAAAGATAATaatgatctgaaagaaaaatttttagAAGCTTGTACATAtataattctcctttttcttgaGGATTAAAACTCCTCAATAAGATAACTataaagatgatttttaaatgtgAGGATTTTCTGCAgcataaaaaaacctgaaaacaccCAGGTTTTCACATTTCCatcaaaaaagttaaaatgttctAGTTAGCAGACAAAGCTCTAATTCTCATTAATATTATCCAAGCTCACTTCCCAGCAGCTCTAAGACTTTGACAATAATTTTGTGCTAAATTTCAGTTCATTTGGAAGTTGCAGCTGTGAAAAGTGTCAGAATATTGTATATTATGCTAGGGAATAATACTGAGATTCTGGTTATTTCTAAGCAATggtgtttaaaaatcaaataaaggaaCAATGGAGACTAGGTCTTTGAAAAACTTTCAGACAGCTGGTAGCTATTACAGTTGATCTAAGGACACCAGTTTACTATGTCTGGTTGTCAGAGGAGTTGCTAAGCACCAACTCTAAAGAATTCATAAAAAAGGCATTGATTATTAGACTGAAAAGCTGCTGGTAGCAGTTGAAAAACATGATCTTGTTTGACAGCTGAGTTATGGCCCTTGCCAGATAGTTAGGTTACAGCCCTTGCCAGCGGCCCTGCGGTACCCAATAGTGTCATTCTTTATCTTCCTGGACTGTGAGGAGCAATAAACTAAAAAATGTTTGTGGGTGGAAAAATGTGGCTTTGACTAGAAACCAGTAGATGATCTGAGAAGCCTGTCAGTTGAGAACTTATGCCTGCAATGTTCTCAGAGGAAACAGTTTCTCTTCATTTGCACAGCATGCTGAACAGGCAAGGGCAATATGGTCTTTCAAGTGCACACAAGAGGTCTACACTGCAGTTGTTAAGATAGCATTATGACAAAGCAGCTCTAATAGCTCTGGAGTGAGTAAGAGCATTATTGGGGTTCTGAGGATATTGTTAATGTTTTGAGTAAAAAGAGTACTTATGCCATTCTAGTGTATGAATATCTGGGCAGTGGAGACACTTGCCTTATGACAGAGGCCATCAAATACTGCTGTCTGCTGTGTGCAGAAGCTAAGACTCATATTCAGACTGTGGTGATTTGCACAGCTGTTAATAGTCTGCTCATTACAGATTGGACCCTTCAACCCATCCTATGAAAAGATCTTCAGGCACTTCCGGAATGTGAAATACAAGGGTGAGTGGCTATAAGCCTGCATTGGATTGAGAATGGCTAAGGGTATCAGATGTCACCCTGAGAGGGATTGAACCAGCTGAAGAAACAGTCCAGAAATCCCAGGCAAACCTGTTACAAACTGTGAAAGACTTACAAATGCAGTGCATTTCTGTGAAGAGTGTATAGCTAGCATGCACCACGTGTTTCTGACTGGGCCTTATTTCTTCCACATTGTGTTTTTTGGTTAGTATGGCCACAGTTTATCTTACAGAATTCTGATTTGGTATCTAAGACAAGATTTGTACATAGGAAACCTAAAAAGCTGTGTTCCTTATTAAACTGGGATCATCtctgttaaaatgtatttttcttttcctagtgatATGACTGAAAGCATCCTActtactgaaaagcaaattcACTTCACTGGTATACTACCTGTGTAGTAATGACGCAGCATTTAACACAAATATCCTATTTTAGATCAGGTGGTCCAAGTCCCTGGTTTCAATATTCGAGAACTGCTTCCTGACAGGCTGGATGAGTATTATCGCTATGAAGGATCCCTGACAACTCCTCCTTGCTACCCTAGCGTTCTCTGGACAGTTTTCCGACACCCCGTTAAAATTTCACAAGAGCAGGCAAGTTTACATATAGCATGTGTTTTCCTGATTGGTGTCTGATGAAGAACAGTAAATGCATATTCTCATGTCCTGGATTTCTCTTACATTCCTGCAGAACTGAAAGATGACCATTGCTAAAATCCTTTAAGTGGGAAGAACAGCATAGAACTGACATAAATCAATATCCTATTCTGTTTGTAGTTAGGTCTGCAATGTTCTCAGAGGAAACAGTTTCTCTTCGTTTGCACAGCATGCTGAACAGGCAAGGGCGTTCTCAGTTGACCAGAATAAATAAAGGATAGACAACTGCATAGCAATTGGTATAgtatcagcttaaaaaaatcacagtcaagtgagattaatttctgttttcactatGTACTTACTCCCTTGCTTTGAGTCTTTCCATAAGTCACTTCCAGATCATTTTTGTTCAGGCTTCATGTCTGAACCCTGTTCACTAAGTATTTTAGTGCTACTTTGATCCTGACTGACTTAGGTATGAGGTTGGGTAGATATTAAGTTTCTAACAAGCATGTGATGTGTTATTTGTCAATCTTGAATCCCCTGGCTTTTCTCCAACTTACATTTTTTGTGCTCacttaattaactttttttgttcttaggTGGCCACTTACATCGACTCCCAATCACTATCTTCTGATTCACCTAATTAtaaacacaggggaaaaatgtTATTATCAAAATCTCTGATCAAATTACTGCATGCTCCTTGTTATGAAAGTCCATTCTTTACTTTGTCCATTCTGCCAGATCATGTCTCTACCAAAATAGAGAGTTCTTTCATAAAGTAGCTTTTAGTACTGCTTAGGAGTTAGACTGTGCTAGGGAGAACATGCTGCAAAAGGCCACCATGTTTCCTCCCACCCATTTTTTCTGGCAGATAATTACTAAGCAGGATTAATTTTATCAGGATGTAAACAAAATACAGGTGTGGGTTTGGAGATGTCACACTGTTTACACATTATTCTGTATTCAGGCTCACAGGCCATGCAAGACTTAAGTAATACTTAATGCATCCTCTTCCCTTTGACTACCCCTTTGATTTCAAACACACACTCTCAAGTGATCATACACTGgcattgctttttctgtc from Mycteria americana isolate JAX WOST 10 ecotype Jacksonville Zoo and Gardens chromosome 6, USCA_MyAme_1.0, whole genome shotgun sequence includes:
- the CA12 gene encoding carbonic anhydrase 12, whose product is MSAKSFSIVTVAAVLIFFLKIQLSMQAPLNGSKWSYIGPDGEKAWPKKYPFCGGVFQSPIDFHKDILQYDSNLLPLEFIGYNVPSTDQFTLTNNGHSVKMYLSPTMYIRNLPFEYTASQLHLHWGNRNKSEGSEHTVSGKHFAAELHIVHYNSEKYPDITAAMDKADGLAVLAILLEIGPFNPSYEKIFRHFRNVKYKDQVVQVPGFNIRELLPDRLDEYYRYEGSLTTPPCYPSVLWTVFRHPVKISQEQLLTLETAMYCTESDDPEPLEMVNNFRNVQEFHERLVFISFREGFVVSLVIGCILGVLIILAVAFWLLKRKSCKTGGEDNRGVIYKPATYKEEEDISKL